Proteins from one Terriglobia bacterium genomic window:
- a CDS encoding phytoene/squalene synthase family protein yields MTHDQITHAYAVCKGVARREAKNFYYGFRVLPSDKRNAFCAVYAFMRHADDIADDPATEVAQKRQKLNEWLDAARQVFAGRPTDDPVLMAVADAQQRFKIPQDLFEKLVYGTGMDLDIPPPSGDTPAVLCDTFDDLKHYCYYVASVVGLVCIHIFGYEDRKAEFLAEDCGLAFQLTNILRDVKEDSAMGRIYFPQEDLARFNLTAENFSRAALADPAQAQNLRALLEYQAERARRYYESAKWLMELVHEDSRGGLWVLVEIYSRLLKKITERNYDVFTERVSLSLWEKMTVLARGFMLRIA; encoded by the coding sequence GTGACCCACGACCAAATCACGCACGCTTATGCGGTCTGCAAAGGCGTGGCCCGGCGCGAAGCCAAGAACTTCTATTACGGCTTTCGCGTGCTGCCTTCGGACAAGCGCAACGCCTTCTGCGCGGTGTACGCGTTCATGCGGCACGCCGACGATATCGCCGACGATCCAGCAACGGAAGTCGCGCAGAAACGGCAGAAGCTGAACGAGTGGCTGGACGCCGCGCGGCAGGTGTTCGCCGGCCGTCCCACCGACGATCCGGTGCTGATGGCGGTGGCTGACGCGCAGCAGAGATTCAAGATCCCGCAAGACCTGTTCGAAAAACTGGTGTACGGCACCGGCATGGACCTGGACATTCCTCCGCCCTCGGGCGATACGCCGGCGGTCTTGTGCGATACGTTCGACGATCTCAAGCACTACTGTTACTACGTGGCGTCCGTGGTGGGGCTGGTGTGCATCCACATCTTTGGTTATGAAGACCGCAAAGCGGAGTTTCTGGCGGAAGACTGCGGGCTGGCCTTCCAGTTGACCAACATTCTCCGCGACGTGAAGGAAGACTCCGCGATGGGGCGGATCTATTTTCCCCAAGAAGACTTGGCGCGCTTCAATCTGACCGCAGAAAACTTCTCCCGTGCGGCGCTGGCCGACCCGGCGCAGGCCCAGAATCTACGCGCTCTGCTGGAATATCAGGCGGAGCGGGCGCGCCGCTATTACGAATCGGCCAAGTGGCTCATGGAACTGGTCCACGAAGACAGCCGCGGTGGCCTGTGGGTGCTGGTGGAAATCTACAGCCGGCTGCTCAAGAAAATCACCGAGCGCAACTATGATGTCTTCACCGAGCGCGTGAGCCTGAGCCTGTGGGAAAAGATGACGGTGCTGGCCCGCGGCTTCATGTTGCGCATCGCATGA
- the hpnE gene encoding hydroxysqualene dehydroxylase HpnE yields the protein MNSASHPKTVGVVGGGLAGLAAGCALADAGLKVTLFERRPYVGGRASSYEHPGTGEVVDNCQHVLFGCCTNLIHFYETLGVADKIGWSSEINFVEPGGRITKFAPSVLPAPLHNVPAFIGSPLFSLISKLAIARGLTAMLKGLPQDSSENFLSWLRRYKQTPQAIQRFWEPVLVSALTEDLDRISVRYATKVFRELFLISAEGGKMGVPAIPLSDLYAAAVNYIRSRGGEVLLRTTVTGFSPSESGVTVTSNAGDQHFDFAVLAAPFQTAAGLLPADPTGEDLRAKLQHFEATPITGIHLWFDREITPLPHAALMDRTIQWMYQKSKLQENREGPGSYLELVVSASKSLVPKSREEILELAQRELAEFFPAAKDAKVEKAAVIKEVYAAYAILPGLDEFRPEAVTGWPRVFLAGDWTATGWPATMEGAVRSGYMAAEEVTASFGQRQRFLVADMAKAGLMKLLG from the coding sequence ATGAACTCAGCTTCTCATCCAAAGACTGTAGGAGTGGTCGGCGGTGGTCTGGCCGGCCTGGCCGCAGGGTGCGCTCTGGCCGATGCCGGATTGAAAGTCACGTTGTTTGAACGCCGGCCCTACGTCGGCGGACGCGCTTCTTCTTACGAACATCCCGGCACCGGCGAAGTGGTGGACAACTGCCAGCACGTTCTCTTTGGCTGCTGCACCAACCTGATTCATTTCTATGAGACGCTGGGCGTCGCCGACAAGATCGGGTGGTCCAGCGAGATCAACTTCGTCGAGCCAGGAGGGCGCATTACGAAATTCGCGCCCAGTGTGCTTCCCGCGCCGCTGCACAACGTTCCGGCATTCATCGGCTCGCCGCTGTTCTCGCTAATAAGTAAGCTGGCGATTGCGCGCGGATTGACGGCGATGCTCAAAGGCCTGCCCCAGGATTCCAGTGAGAATTTTCTTTCCTGGCTGCGCCGCTACAAGCAGACGCCACAGGCCATCCAACGCTTCTGGGAGCCGGTGCTGGTTAGCGCGCTCACGGAGGACTTGGACCGCATCTCGGTGCGCTACGCGACCAAGGTGTTTCGCGAACTGTTCCTGATCTCCGCCGAAGGCGGAAAGATGGGCGTGCCCGCCATCCCGCTTTCTGACTTGTACGCGGCGGCGGTGAACTACATACGCAGCCGCGGCGGGGAAGTGCTGCTGCGGACCACGGTGACGGGGTTCTCTCCGTCGGAAAGCGGCGTGACCGTCACCAGCAATGCGGGCGACCAACATTTTGACTTCGCTGTACTGGCCGCCCCGTTTCAGACCGCAGCAGGCCTGCTTCCTGCCGACCCGACCGGCGAAGACTTGAGGGCCAAACTGCAGCACTTTGAGGCCACGCCGATTACCGGCATCCATCTGTGGTTTGACCGCGAGATCACGCCGCTGCCGCACGCCGCGCTCATGGACCGGACGATCCAATGGATGTACCAGAAATCGAAGCTGCAGGAGAACCGTGAAGGGCCGGGCAGCTACCTGGAGCTGGTGGTGAGCGCGTCCAAGTCGCTGGTGCCCAAGTCGCGGGAAGAGATCCTGGAGCTGGCGCAGCGCGAGCTGGCGGAATTCTTTCCTGCGGCCAAAGACGCCAAAGTAGAGAAGGCGGCGGTGATCAAAGAAGTTTATGCGGCGTACGCAATTCTGCCCGGGCTGGACGAATTTCGTCCGGAGGCGGTTACCGGCTGGCCACGCGTTTTCCTGGCGGGCGATTGGACGGCCACCGGCTGGCCCGCGACCATGGAAGGCGCGGTGCGCAGCGGCTACATGGCGGCGGAAGAAGTGACCGCGTCATTCGGGCAGCGGCAGAGGTTTCTCGTCGCCGACATGGCGAAGGCGGGGTTGATGAAACTGTTGGGGTAA